The Brachyhypopomus gauderio isolate BG-103 chromosome 7, BGAUD_0.2, whole genome shotgun sequence genome has a window encoding:
- the LOC143519287 gene encoding uncharacterized protein LOC143519287 isoform X2 produces the protein MNLSQGKDIFSLLQNEDDAAVVETAVRTAVLSILKVFFDTNNKRTRSYQVKLAEVEKENTALRLELKAAEQELQTLRQFTSSSDGYKISTDVIFSPEFDNNFTTVVDREEAETSQNVSGNDVFHETSDSMSLKEEPSYDDTLYIKNELPDESTPEDCDYHVIPYLGWTTSGQSQQPAMPIQRCAAWSSNNLSLQEDDASVTSLEKKRLSSRERVRRYRARIRADPEKYLAWKEKDRLRSRSIQELPEPMKKLKRKAWREATRRHRARKLAQAALASTHAIHRTTV, from the exons ATGAATTTATCACAAGGTAAAGACATATTTTCCCTTCTACAAAACGAAGACGACGCGGCTGTAGTCGAGACAGCTGTCAGAACGGCGGTGTTGTCGATTTTGAAGGTTTTCTTCGACACAAACAACAAGAGGACACGGTCGTATCAGGTGAAGTTGGCCGAGGTAGAAAAAGAAAACACGGCACTCCGGCTCGAACTAAAGGCAGCCGAGCAAGAGCTTCAAACGTTGCGGCAGTTTACTTCTTCCAGTGATGGTTACAAAATTTCGACGGACGTAATCTTCTCGCCGGAATTTGACAACAATTTCACCACAGTTGTGGACAGAGAAGAAGCGGAGACTTCCCAAAATGTCTCCGGAAACGATGTCTTCCATGAAACTTCAGACAGCATGTCTTTGAAGGAAGAGCCCTCCTACGACGacacattatatataaaaaacgaACTGCCAGACGAGAGCACTCCGGAGGACTGTGATTATCATGTTATACCGTATTTGGGATGGACAACCAGTGGCCAGTCACAGCAACCTGCTATGCCCATCCAGAGATGTGCGGCATGGAGCAGCAACAACCTCTCGCTTCAGGAAGACGACGCATCTGTAACGAGTCTGGAGAAAA AGAGATTGTCGAGCAGGGAGCGCGTGAGGCGGTACAGAGCAAGGATCCGTGCTGACCCAGAGAAGTACCTAGCCTGGAAGGAGAAGGACCGCTTGAG GAGTAGGAGCATTCAGGAGCTGCCTGAGCCCATGAAGAAGCTGAAGAGGAAGGCCTGGCGAGAGGCGACGAGACGACACCGCGCGAGAAAGCTGGCCCAGGCCGCTCTCGCTTCCACGCACGCCATCCACAGGACCACCGTATGA
- the LOC143519287 gene encoding uncharacterized protein LOC143519287 isoform X1 has translation MNLSQGKDIFSLLQNEDDAAVVETAVRTAVLSILKVFFDTNNKRTRSYQVKLAEVEKENTALRLELKAAEQELQTLRQFTSSSDGYKISTDVIFSPEFDNNFTTVVDREEAETSQNVSGNDVFHETSDSMSLKEEPSYDDTLYIKNELPDESTPEDCDYHVIPYLGWTTSGQSQQPAMPIQRCAAWSSNNLSLQEDDASVTSLEKKRLSSRERVRRYRARIRADPEKYLAWKEKDRLRYRRRSRSIQELPEPMKKLKRKAWREATRRHRARKLAQAALASTHAIHRTTV, from the exons ATGAATTTATCACAAGGTAAAGACATATTTTCCCTTCTACAAAACGAAGACGACGCGGCTGTAGTCGAGACAGCTGTCAGAACGGCGGTGTTGTCGATTTTGAAGGTTTTCTTCGACACAAACAACAAGAGGACACGGTCGTATCAGGTGAAGTTGGCCGAGGTAGAAAAAGAAAACACGGCACTCCGGCTCGAACTAAAGGCAGCCGAGCAAGAGCTTCAAACGTTGCGGCAGTTTACTTCTTCCAGTGATGGTTACAAAATTTCGACGGACGTAATCTTCTCGCCGGAATTTGACAACAATTTCACCACAGTTGTGGACAGAGAAGAAGCGGAGACTTCCCAAAATGTCTCCGGAAACGATGTCTTCCATGAAACTTCAGACAGCATGTCTTTGAAGGAAGAGCCCTCCTACGACGacacattatatataaaaaacgaACTGCCAGACGAGAGCACTCCGGAGGACTGTGATTATCATGTTATACCGTATTTGGGATGGACAACCAGTGGCCAGTCACAGCAACCTGCTATGCCCATCCAGAGATGTGCGGCATGGAGCAGCAACAACCTCTCGCTTCAGGAAGACGACGCATCTGTAACGAGTCTGGAGAAAA AGAGATTGTCGAGCAGGGAGCGCGTGAGGCGGTACAGAGCAAGGATCCGTGCTGACCCAGAGAAGTACCTAGCCTGGAAGGAGAAGGACCGCTTGAG GTATCGTCGCAGGAGTAGGAGCATTCAGGAGCTGCCTGAGCCCATGAAGAAGCTGAAGAGGAAGGCCTGGCGAGAGGCGACGAGACGACACCGCGCGAGAAAGCTGGCCCAGGCCGCTCTCGCTTCCACGCACGCCATCCACAGGACCACCGTATGA